One Falco cherrug isolate bFalChe1 chromosome 11, bFalChe1.pri, whole genome shotgun sequence DNA window includes the following coding sequences:
- the KCNE4 gene encoding potassium voltage-gated channel subfamily E member 4, giving the protein MLKMDHANITQAMLDAESRNTEKSNSNEYFYILIVMSFYGIFLIGIMLGYMKSKRKEKKSNLLLLYKDEEREWGEAVKPLPTISGLKSVQIPMMLNMLQESMVPSLSCAICSMEGSSVSSESSSPDVHFTIQEEVPDAELGEVSEMLLNESSEGSVENIHKNS; this is encoded by the coding sequence ATGCTGAAGATGGACCATGCAAACATAACCCAAGCCATGCTTGATGCTGAATCCCGCAACACAGAGAAGAGCAACAGCAACgagtatttttacattttgatcGTCATGTCTTTCTATGGGATCTTCCTGATAGGAATAATGCTTGGCTACAtgaaatccaaaagaaaagagaagaagtCCAATTTGCTTCTGCTTTACAAAGATGAGGAGAGAGAATGGGGGGAAGCTGTGAAGCCTCTACCAACCATATCGGGGCTGAAATCTGTTCAGATCCCCATGATGCTGAACATGCTGCAGGAGAGCATGGTGCCGTCCCTGTCCTGCGCCATCTGCTCAATGGAAGGCAGCAGTGTGAGCTCTGAATCCTCCTCCCCAGACGTGCATTTCACCATCCAGGAGGAAGTGCCGGATGCTGAACTGGGGGAAGTGTCAGAAATGCTCCTCAATGAGAGCAGCGAGGGATCTGTGGAAAACATCCACAAGAACTCCTAG